The following are encoded in a window of Carya illinoinensis cultivar Pawnee chromosome 15, C.illinoinensisPawnee_v1, whole genome shotgun sequence genomic DNA:
- the LOC122297456 gene encoding cell division control protein 2 homolog, whose translation MDQYEKVEKIGEGTYGVVYKARNRKTNQTLALKKIRLEQEDEGVPSTAIREISLLKEMQHGNIVKLQDVVHSEKRLYLVFEYLDLDLKKHMDSSPEFANDLRQIKMFLHQILRGIAYCHSHRVLHRDLKPQNLLIDRRSNSLKLADFGLARAFGIPVRTFTHEVVTLWYRAPEILLGSRHYSTPVDVWSVGCIFAEMVNQRALFPGDSEIDELFKIFRVLGTPKDDTWPGVTSLPDYKSAFPKWPPKDLATVVPSLDSTGVDLLSKMLCLDPSRRITARSALEHEYFKDL comes from the exons ATGGACCAG TATGAGAAGGTTGAGAAGATTGGGGAAGGAACCTATGGTGTGGTATATAAGGCACGTAACCGTAAGACAAATCAGACTCTAGCTTTAAAGAAGATTCGCTTGGAGCAGGAAGACGAGGGAGTACCAAGCACGGCAATACGGGAAATCTCCCTCTTGAAAGAAATGCAGCATGGGAACATTGTCAA GTTACAGGACGTGGTGCACAGTGAGAAGCGCTTGTATCTGGTTTTTGAGTACCTTGACTTGGATTTGAAGAAGCACATGGATTCATCTCCAGAATTTGCAAATGATCTACGTCAAATAAAA atgtttcttcatcaaattCTCCGTGGCATTGCTTACTGTCATTCCCATAGAGTTCTTCATCGAGATCTGAAACCCCAGAATTTGCTAATAGATCGCCGCAGCAATTCGCTAAAGCTTGCAGACTTTGGGCTGGCCAGAGCATTTGGTATTCCTGTCAGGACATTTACACACGAG GTGGTGACTCTCTGGTACAGAGCTCCAGAAATATTGCTTGGATCCCGCCATTACTCTACCCCTGTTGATGTGTGGTCAGTCGGTTGTATATTTGCTGAGATGGTTAATCAACGGGCATTATTTCCTGGGGACTCTGAGATTGATGAGCTGTTTAAGATTTTCAG AGTCTTGGGTACCCCAAAAGATGATACATGGCCTGGAGTGACTTCTTTGCCTGATTATAAATCTGCTTTTCCCAAATGGCCTCCCAAG GATCTGGCAACTGTGGTTCCAAGTCTTGATTCAACTGGAGTTGATCTTCTTTCT AAAATGCTCTGCTTAGATCCCAGCAGAAGAATTACGGCCAGGAGCGCTCTCGAGCATGAATACTTCAAAGATCTCTGA